A genome region from Lucilia cuprina isolate Lc7/37 chromosome 3, ASM2204524v1, whole genome shotgun sequence includes the following:
- the LOC111674962 gene encoding LOW QUALITY PROTEIN: zinc finger protein 271-like (The sequence of the model RefSeq protein was modified relative to this genomic sequence to represent the inferred CDS: substituted 1 base at 1 genomic stop codon) — MHKGYKCSLCDKRYSRQSQLKIHLQSHSEEKPRIPCTNIDCRRTFSCLENLNRHLELHIMPATFVCTEKDCQKAFPTEQRLLAHSKNHQKHYICDICAYSCCSNATLIIHKRRHTGEKPFPCEICKKDFISKSALGEHMHVHXKTGNHVCRIWGASFVNDRYLYRHMVIHNSKRFTKCSLCDKVFQNSRGLSNHRKYCLQSKKALEKSNDDSEELRDNKH; from the exons ATGCATAAGGGTTACAAATGTTCTCTCTGTGATAAGCGTTACTCACGACAATCACAGCTCAAAATTCACTTGCAATCTCATAGTGAGGAAAAACCAAGAATACCATGTACCAACATCGATTGCAGACGAACATTTAGCTGTCTGGAAAATCTTAATCGTCATCTTGAATTGCATATAATGCCTGCAACTTTTGTGTGTACTGAGAAGGATTGCCAAAAAGCCTTTCCCACCGAACAACGCCTATTAGCACATTCGAAAAATCATCAAAAACATTATATTTGTGATATTTGTGCTTATAGTTGTTGTTCAAATGCCACATTGATCATACACAAACGTAGACACACAGGTGAGAAACCATTTCCCTGCGAAATatgtaaaaaagattttatctCAAAATCAGCCTTAGGAGAACATATGCATGTTCATTGAAAAACGGGTAATCATGTTTGTAGGATTTGGGGTGCATCATTTGTTAATGATAGATATTTGTATCGTCATATGGTCATACATAATTCAAAACGTTTTACGAAATGTTCATTGTGtgataaagtttttcaaaactcTAGAGGTTTAAGTAATCATAGGAAATATTGTCTTCAGTCAAAGAAAGCTTTGGAGAAATCAAATGATGACAGTGAGGAGCTGCGAGATAATAAG CATTAA
- the LOC111674932 gene encoding zinc finger and BTB domain-containing protein 24-like translates to MNNIKLEDIEHTSNGDHIYAEKQTCVLEENDTQCGHVFYNEITRLLKFYCSYCRETYDNIEYFCQHLSEHLKEVTHEEMEGPEEEQEFMTPEEEEGLLEEENEVEFLADLEEECIDKTLGSDKEINELDMSSYPQTQTEDDDDEDTRDAFEFDEELDKQSLNTDISGHNFGRDDLPLEHDLNNTEMLIEEIEDAEEIRAEVEQEMRDNLTEDNSFILLTDNTTLKDTNQYEDKLKISTSACSSSPDKVKSGNSFEECFINETNIDKIRSEGVCVLKEKSPKEQRNRPMHKKRTNIQDLLRLKRRRKKVTTVKVIAVKNRIAELYERIQNEQQKSQQIFSSDLLNAQHKQETQDAIESLIDNNNEIVTNNKLNPATQTAESIANTSEVTRKIIGETVITLIPEGTKIPNKLPSPVSKTVDNDLVKSELRPINPGRYNHYREKEEEGKNKLAVCPACGKTFRSHFSLTIHKRIHYLESDSSVKLAHKCSDCDELFNKLSQLKHHVESVHYPDGFICKICNRQLSSLSLLERHMVKVHLDRPFNCKQCNKNFSDPLTFEEHLASHNSGQVFKCSTCGRKYSTEYFLMEHMRNHKEQVPQTCVVCGKVTLRITQHMKIHTPRPKRLLSCSVCGKVFNFSSGLSHHFKIMHKLPRPPPKPKKEQSNQTIKRKRRPRSNEMRSMNRKKQLTLNSSESESTFQQIPSNKYTPQIIEEQIEIPQHEVFDNAVTGNSFLNLETKQSVNITNPSQSYISLRNNHQQVLPASELQPSADVVINHKEEEAKRVIVELIQNSTYTSFYPDNFSSVLEVTPPIAREETISAVNSIVHDC, encoded by the exons ATGAACAATATTAAATTAGAGGATATCGAACATACCTCCAATGGTGATCATATATATGCTGAAAAGCAGACTTGTGTACTGGAAGAAAATGATACACAATGTGGACATGTCTTCTATAATGAAATTACACGTTTGCTAAAATTCTATTGCTCCTATTGTCGCGAAACTTAtgataatattgaatatttctgCCAGCATTTAAGTGAACATTTAAAAGAGGTAACACATGAGGAAATGGAAGGACCAGAAGAGGAACAGGAGTTTATGACACCTGAAGAGGAGGAGGGGTTGCTGGAGGAAGAGAATGAAGTAGAGTTTTTAGCTGACCTAGAGGAGGAATGTATAGATAAAACTTTAGGTTCTGACAAAGAAATCAATGAATTGGATATGTCTTCCTATCCTCAAACGCAAACagaggatgatgatgatgaggataCTCGAGATGCTTTTGAGTTTGATGAGGAGCTGGATAAACAATCACTTAACACAGACATTTCAGGTCATAATTTTGGTAGAGACGATTTGCCTCTCGAACATGATTTAAATAATACCGAAATGCTTATAGAGGAAATAGAAGATGCTGAGGAGATACGTGCCGAGGTAGAGCAAGAAATGCGTGATAATTTGACAGAGGATAATAGTTTTATACTATTAACGGATAATACTACTTTAAAGGATACAAATCAATATGAAGATAAGTTAAAAATATCGACATCAGCATGCTCCAGCTCCCCGGATAAAGTGAAAAGCGGTAATAGTTTCGAGGaatgttttataaatgaaaCGAATATCGATAAGATACGTTCGGAAGGAGTGTGtgtgttgaaagaaaaaagtcCTAAGGAACAACGTAATAGGCCAATGCATAAGAAAAGG ACGAACATCCAGGACTTGTTACGTTTAAAACGTCGACGTAAAAAGGTCACTACGGTTAAAGTAATCGCCGTCAAGAATCGTATAGCAGAACTTTATGAACGCATACAAAATGAACAGCAAAAATCTCAACAGATATTTTCCTCCGATTTATTAAACGCACAACATAAACAGGAAACTCAAGATGCTATAGAAAGTTTAAtcgataataataatgaaatagtaACAAATAATAAGCTAAATCCAGCAACACAAACTGCAGAATCTATAGCAAATACAAGCGAAGTGACACGCAAAATAATAGGTGAAACTGTTATAACTCTAATACCGGAGGGTACTAAAATACCCAATAAACTACCCTCGCCAGTTAGTAAAACTGTTGATAATGATTTAGTAAAAAGTGAATTAAGACCAATAAACCCCGGCCGTTACAATCATTATAGGGAGAAGGAGGAGGAGGGCAAGAATAAATTGGCTGTATGTCCGGCTTGTGGTAAAACTTTTCGCAGTCATTTCAGTCTAACCATACACAAACGTATACACTACCTCGAATCGGATAGTAGTGTTAAATTGGCACATAAATGTTCAGATTGTGatgaactttttaataaattaagtcAATTGAAACATCATGTGGAGAGTGTACATTATCCTGAtggttttatttgtaaaatatgcaATCGTCAATTGAGTAGCCTTTCGTTGTTGGAAAGACATATGGTTAAGGTTCATCTTGATCGTCCGTTTAACtgtaaacaatgtaataaaaacttttccgATCCTCTTACCTTTGAAGAACATTTAGCTTCTCATAATTCGGGTCAAGTATTTAAATGTTCGACGTGTGGCCGTAAATATTCCACAGAATACTTTTTAATGGAACATATGCGTAATCACAAAGAACAAGTGCCACAAACTTGTGTGGTTTGCGGTAAAGTCACTTTGCGCATTACGCAGCATATGAAAATACACACACCGCGACCTAAACGTTTACTTAGCTGTTCGGTTTGTGGCAAAGTGTTTAATTTCAGTTCTGGTCTCAgtcatcattttaaaattatgcataaactgCCTAGACCACCACCTAAACCGAAAAAGGAACAATCCAATCAAACAATCAAACGTAAACGTCGTCCCCGCTCGAATGAAATGCGCAGTATGAATCGTAAGAAACAATTAACGCTAAACAGTTCAGAATCAGAATCAACGTTCCAACAAATACCTTCCAACAAATACACACCGCAAATAATTGAAGAACAAATTGAAATTCCTCAACATGAAGTGTTTGATAATGCAGTCACAGGGAATTCCTTCTTAAATTTAGAAACTAAACAATCTGTGAATATAACAAATCCTAGTCAATCCTATATATCACTTCGAAACAATCACCAACAAGTTTTGCCAGCATCTGAACTACAGCCATCCGCTGATGTTGTGATTAATCATAAAGAGGAAGAAGCAAAACGTGTTATTGTTGAGCTAATACAAAATTCTACTTACACTTCATTCTATCCCGATAATTTCTCTAGTGTTTTAGAGGTAACACCACCTATAGCTAGAGAAGAAACTATTTCAGCGGTAAATAGTATTGTGCATGACTGTTAG
- the LOC124419145 gene encoding zinc finger protein 595-like, whose protein sequence is MLKRLPLCTLNSQTTTKCGEIFCDSLKNFTICCSFCKIKLFAYDDLLQHIQNLHFEYIRKEECNEFYKNDEFKEEKCDEVSESLNSCDILYDCKVNDDAVNSSEEETIKVLEVRPKFSKITNSTKETNIEEENHLEETSKHSTVYEIGDPFAPNQKFEALLCPDCQELFFLKKEYDEHVVKEHNGHKCPKCDMRFRHRHHLRRHLQNMHEDCEERKQNKRLKQRIPCPYAECPKSFTLKESLNYHLEFHTMKCTFVCNFENCSKSFPTQQRLDQHQEKHTMARTFVCDFDNCNKAFANKTRLKAHQDVHALAKRYICDACGYSCRASTTLRIHKRMHTGERPYTCKICENAFTSQATLHLHMNTHATIRPYVCQICQATFANRQILERHAYTHAEEKLFKCLLCDKAFKQPHGLDGHMRRLHLEPRPKKVKYFKNVTKSSETARETL, encoded by the exons atgttaaagagaTTACCGCTTTGCACGCTAAattcacaaacaacaacaaaatgcggggaaatattttgtgatagtttaaaaaatttcactatttgctgtagtttttgcaaaattaaattatttgcttaCGATGATCTCCTTCAGcacatacaaaatttacattttgaatacataagaaaagaagaatgcaatgaattttataaaaatgatgaATTTAAGGAAGAAAAATGTGATGAAGTGTCGGAATCATTGAATAGTTGTGATATTTTATATGACTGCAAGGTTAATGATGATGCAGTTAATAGTTCTGAAGAAGAAACAATAAAGGTGTTGGAAGTCAGACCTAAATTTAGCAAAATAACTAATAGCACTAAAGAAACTAATATAGAGGAAGAGAATCACTTGGAAGAG ACGTCAAAACATTCTACTGTTTATGAAATTGGTGATCCTTTTGCTCCTAATCAAAAATTCGAAGCTTTATTGTGTCCCGATTGCCaggaattattttttcttaaaaaggaaTATGATGAACATGTTGTAAAAGAACACAATGGTCATAAATGCCCCAAATGTGATATGCGTTTTCGACACCGACATCACCTCAGACGGCACTTACAAAATATGCACGAAGATTGCGAGGAAAGGAAACAGAACAAAAGATTAAAACAAAGAATACCCTGCCCTTATGCCGAATGTCCgaaaagttttactttaaaGGAATCTCTTAACTATCACCTGGAATTCCATACTATgaaatgtacttttgtatgtaattttgaaaattgcagcAAAAGTTTTCCCACACAACAGCGTTTAGATCAACACCAAGAGAAACATACTATGGCACGTACGTTTGTTTGTGATTTTGATAATTGCAACAAAGCTTTTGCCAATAAAACCCGTTTAAAAGCCCACCAGGATGTACATGCTTTAGCAAAACGATATATTTGTGATGCTTGCGGCTATAGTTGTCGAGCCTCGACTACATTGCGGATTCACAAACGTATGCATACGGGTGAAAGACCTTACACTTGTAAGATATGTGAAAATGCTTTTACCTCGCAGGCCACTCTTCACCTACACATGAATACACATGCCACTATACGTCCATATGTTTGTCAGATTTGTCAGGCTACATTTGCCAATCGTCAGATACTTGAACGGCATGCCTACACGCATGCGgaagagaaattatttaaatgtctaCTATGTGATAAAGCTTTTAAACAACCTCATGGTTTAGATGGTCATATGAGACGTTTACACTTGGAACCAAggccaaaaaaagttaaatattttaaaaatgttacaaaatccAGTGAAACAGCAAGAGAAACATTATGA
- the LOC111674961 gene encoding zinc finger protein 62-like encodes MLKIVTPYLTNSEPTTKCGEIFCDHLKNVTISCSFCQIKLFTYQDFLLHIENEHFENITIESNEFSENEELNVENSDDQFETLECCEILYDYKENDEENNNSSEEEEENLNVTNIETIISKTIDEEQNHSEESSQLSNIRESDDVASSKQKEIETCPDCQEIFLLKKEYNQHVVEQHNGHKCPKCIMRFRHRHHLKRHLQNTHDKGKTNVRFPQRVNCPHPDCPKSFRFQDALNYHLEFHTMKCTFVCDFENCTKVFPSQQRLEQHQEKHTTARTFVCDYENCNKAYLNKRNLDEHRETHATAKRYICDNCGYSCSNTTTLKIHKRIHTGERPFPCKICEKSFISQARLYLHMNTHADIRPHVCQICQATFANRGTMKRHSLIHSEEKLFKCPLCDKAFKQPNGLHGHMRGVHGEPKPKNKKKMLKILPPCTLSSQTSTKCGEIFCDPLKNVTICCCFCQIKLFDYEDFLNHIQNEHFENIAIESNEFEDNEEFNSIEIEDNDNLNSNEIEDNEDYNSNEIEENEDYNSNEDNAEVEVENSDVLETLECCEILYDLEDNGGEEHSFEDESMDVETVIIDTIEKVEDHTEEPSLHSPKNEIDEPDSPKQKNAESSICPDCKELFLLKKDYDQHVVEQHGGHKCSKCDMRFRHRHHLKRHIQNIHDKGKTHIKFKQRVNCPYPDCPKSFSFQESLNYHLEFHTMKCTFVCDFENCTKAFPSQQRLEQHQEKHNMTRKFVCDFENCGKAYLSNQSLKAHKEIHAPAKRYICDNCGYSCSTSTALKIHKRTHTGERPFTCKICEKSFTSQATLHYHTNTHVTIRPHVCEICQATFTNRHTMKRHLLIHSEKKLFKCQLCDKAFKQPQCLDGHMRGVHWEPKPKKVKNFKSISNSSETTTTL; translated from the exons atgttaaagattgTAACGCCTTACCTGACAAATTCAGAACCTACAACAAAATGTGGGGAAATATTTTGtgatcatttaaaaaatgtcacTATAAGCTGTTCTTTTTGCCAAATTAAACTATTTACTTATCAAGATTTTCTGCTGCACATAGAAAATGAACATTTTGAAAACATAACGATCGAATCTAATGAATTTAGTGAAAATGAAGAATTAAATGTTGAAAACAGTGATGATCAGTTCGAAACATTGGAATGCTGTGAAATTTTATATGACTACAAAGAAAATGATGAAGAGAATAATAATAGTTctgaagaagaagaagaaaatctGAATGTAACGAATATCGAAACTATAATTAGCAAGACAATAGATGAAGAACAAAATCACTCGGAAGAG TCTTCACAACTTTCAAATATTAGGGAAAGTGATGATGTAGCCTcttctaaacaaaaagaaattgaaacatGTCCAGATTGccaagaaatatttttgcttaaaaaagaatataatcAGCACGTTGTGGAGCAACATAATGGACATAAATGTCCTAAATGCATAATGCGCTTTCGACATCGTCATCACCTTAAACGACACCTACAAAATACACACGACAAGGGAAAAACGAATGTGAGATTTCCGCAAAGAGTTAACTGTCCCCACCCAGATTGTCCAAAAAGTTTTCGTTTTCAAGATGCCCTTAACTATCATCTAGAATTCCATACAATGAAATGTACTTTCGTAtgtgattttgaaaattgcacCAAAGTCTTTCCATCTCAACAGCGTTTAGAGCAGCACCAAGAGAAACACACTACGGCACGAACGTTTGTATGTGATTATGAAAATTGCAACAAAGCTTACCTGAATAAACGTAATCTAGATGAGCACCGGGAGACACATGCCACAGCAAAAAGATATATTTGTGATAATTGCGGTTATAGCTGTAGTAATACTACCACTTTGAAAATTCATAAACGTATACATACGGGCGAAAGACCTTTTCCATGTAAGATATGCGAAAAATCCTTTATCTCTCAGGCCAGACTGTACTTGCATATGAATACACATGCTGACATACGTCCACATGTTTGTCAGATATGTCAGGCCACATTTGCTAATCGGGGTACAATGAAACGGCATTCTCTTATACATTCTgaagagaaattatttaaatgtccGTTATGTGATAAAGCTTTTAAGCAACCAAATGGCTTGCATGGTCATATGAGAGGTGTTCATGGGGAACCcaaaccaaaaaacaaa aaaaaaatgttaaagattttACCGCCTTGCACGCTTAGTTCACAAACGTCAACAAAATGCGGGGAAATATTTTGTGATCCTTTAAAAAATGTcactatttgttgttgtttttgtcaaatTAAACTATTTGATTACGAAGATTTCCTGAATCACATACAAAATGAGCATTTTGAAAACATAGCAATAGAGTCTAATGAATTTGAAGATAATGAAGAGTTTAATTCTATTGAAATTGAAGACAATGACAATTTAAATTCGAATGAAATTGAAGATAATGAAGATTATAACTCGAATGAAATTGAAGAAAATGAAGATTATAACTCGAATGAAGATAACGCAGAGGTTGAGGTGGAAAATAGTGATGTTTTGGAAACATTGGAATgttgtgaaattttatatgaCTTAGAAGATAATGGTGGAGAGGAGCatagttttgaagatgaatcAATGGATGTTGAAACTGTAATTATCGATACAATAGAGAAAGTTGAAGATCACACGGAAGAG CCGTCATTACATTCTCCTAAAAATGAAATAGATGAACCTGACTCTCCTAAACAGAAAAATGCTGAATCTTCAATTTGTCCCGATTGCAAAGagttatttttacttaaaaaagacTATGATCAGCATGTTGTGGAACAACATGGTGGACATAAATGTTCCAAATGCGATATGCGCTTTCGTCATCGACATCACCTTAAACGGcacatacaaaatatacatgACAAGGGTAAAAcgcatattaaatttaaacagagAGTGAATTGCCCTTATCCAGATTGTCcgaaaagttttagttttcaaGAATCTCTTAACTATCATCTAGAATTCCATACTATGAAATGTACTTTTGTGTGTGATTTTGAGAATTGTACCAAGGCATTCCCATCTCAACAACGTTTGGAGCAACACCAAGAAAAGCATAATATGACACGAAAATTTGTTTGTGATTTCGAAAATTGCGGCAAAGCTTATCTCAGCAATCAAAGTCTTAAGGCCCACAAGGAGATACATGCCCCAGCAAAAAGGTATATTTGTGATAATTGCGGTTATAGTTGTAGTACATCTACCGCTTTGAAAATTCACAAACGTACACATACGGGCGAAAGGCCTTTTACTTGTAAGATATGTGAAAAATCCTTCACTTCTCAGGCAACTCTACATTATCATACAAATACACATGTCACCATACGTCCACATGTTTGTGAGATATGTCAGGCTACATTTACTAATCGGCATACAATGAAACGTCATTTACTTATACATTcggaaaagaaattatttaaatgtcagTTATGCGATAAAGCTTTTAAACAACCTCAATGCTTGGATGGTCATATGAGAGGTGTACATTGGGAACCCAAACCAAAAAaggtcaaaaattttaaaagtatttcaaattccagcgaaacaacaacaacattgtga
- the LOC111674960 gene encoding zinc finger protein 391-like, whose translation MLKLLTFNSYLPATTTKCGEIFCQNFNDFSICCAFCQMKSFQFEEFLQHLKNVHIKDYRQQISKVANEYLNIEIKNESVLCEKKDDYCKEWQLETQSMTDDSENVHDDGNDSNDSSEEEKFRILKKTKRKVLRKRNSKQSQSTSSEELDIPENNCNSTLNDTPRNQADSSKKKKHKDLEYSCSECTEIFAQKKHLDHHVIQLHNGYKCPQCDKRFGRSYHVTYHLKTHTIEKKFICPMENCGRGFIDEDYLKRHLEVHTMERTFICEFENCGKAFQTHRRLASHQYRHRIPKKFVCDMCGHGCRSNTELITHQRVHTGEKPFVCKVCSKPFISKTALTEHMISHSETRPHVCGICQAAFANRRVLVRHSFIHSEEKTFKCKLCESAFKHPNSLQGHMRNVHGQAKHKKGRKKQQQIE comes from the exons atGTTGAAACTATTAACATTTAACAGCTATCTACCAGCCACTACTACCAAATGTGGTGaaatattttgtcaaaatttcaaTGATTTCTCTATTTGTTGTGCATTTTGCCAAATGAAATCCTTTCAATTTGAGGAATTTTTGCagcatttaaaaaatgtccATATAAAAGACTATCGACAACAAATATCAAAGGTTgcaaatgaatatttaaatatagagATAAAGAATGAAAGTGTATTGTGTGAAAAGAAAGATGATTATTGTAAAGAGTGGCAGTTGGAAACGCAATCGATGACCGATGATAGTGAAAATGTTCATGATGATGGCAATGATAGCAACGACAGCAGTGAAGAGGAGAAATTTaggattttaaagaaaactaagcgaaaagtattaagaaaaagaaacagCAAGCAAAGTCAATCTACGAGTTCAGAGGAATTGGATATACCGGAG AATAATTGCAACTCAACTTTAAATGATACCCCCAGAAATCAAGCCGATtcaagtaaaaagaaaaaacataaagacTTAGAATACTCTTGCTCGGAATGCACCGAAATTTTTGCACAGAAAAAACATCTTGATCATCATGTTATACAATTGCATAATGGCTACAAATGTCCACAATGTGATAAACGTTTTGGACGCAGTTATCATGTAACATATCACCTCAAAACTcatactatagaaaaaaaattcatatgtcCCATGGAAAATTGTGGTCGTGGTTTTATAGACGAAGATTATCTTAAGCGTCATCTAGAGGTGCATACCATGGAACGTACGTTTATATGTGAATTTGAAAATTGTGGAAAAGCTTTTCAAACCCATAGACGTTTGGCCTCCCATCAGTATAGACATCGTATACCTAAGAAATTTGTTTGCGATATGTGTGGTCATGGTTGTCGTTCAAATACCGAATTGATAACCCATCAACGAGTGCATACGGGAGAGAAACCATTTGTCTGTAAAGTGTGCAGTAAACCTTTCATATCGAAAACAGCTTTAACCGAACATATGATATCACATTCCGAAACTAGACCTCATGTATGCGGCATTTGTCAAGCAGCATTTGCTAATCGTCGTGTGCTAGTACGTCATAGTTTTATACATTCCGAggagaaaacatttaaatgtaaattatgtGAAAGTGCTTTTAAACATCCTAACTCCTTGCAGGGTCATATGCGCAATGTTCATGGTCaagcaaaacacaaaaaagggagaaaaaaacaacaacagattgAATAG
- the LOC111674958 gene encoding zinc finger protein 287-like, with protein MLKLQTITNNDLSLYTSYTKCAEIHYFTSNFNIVCVICQQFYKNYPDFVKHFQDNHLLEFMENINELNSKNDRKFIKCVKQELTETPINEKNYTTEEVQAGIFDDVTTYDELLYFKVEDVQEKFKANLPSNEDQLNVTLNESPTHFDNEKTFEDELDWSQSFSCNDLKLKEKRSYKPRNQPNSCGYCGKTFRRRYQLDTHINIHTGLKPHQCDVCGRQFRAITTLQRHLNTHSERKTFTCQFCSKEFGHRAALVSHETRHTQERCIACDDCTKMFYTQNQLDTHKRKVHNKLDDCGLPFACDLCTKRYRTASMLSTHKYKKHYRMAKLSCEQCDRKFVEQRQLKDHMLSIHFKKCS; from the exons atgctaAAATTGCAAACAATTACCAATAATGATTTATCATTATATACCTCTTACACAAAATGTGCCGAAATACATTATTTTACCTCTAATTTTAATATAGTTTGTGTAATATGTCAACagttctataaaaattatccggattttgttaaacattttcaggATAATCATTTGTTAGagtttatggaaaatataaatgaattaaatagcaaaaatgatcgaaaatttataaaatgtgttaAACAGGAATTAACAGAAACTCCTATTAACGAAAAGAACTACACAACTGAGGAAGTACAGGCGGGTATTTTTGATGATGTTACAACTTATGAtgaattattgtattttaaggTGGAAGATGTTCAGGAAAAGTTTAAGGCAAAT TTACCATCTAACGAAGATCAACTAAATGTTACTCTCAACGAAAGTCCCACACATTTTGATAATGAAAAAACTTTCGAAGACGAACTCGATTGGTCACAATCGTTTTCATGCAACgacttaaaactaaaagaaaaacgttCATATAAACCACGAAATCAACCCAATAGTTGCGGTTATTGTGGCAAAACATTTCGTAGACGTTATCAACTTGACACACATATCAACATACATACCGGTTTAAAACCACATCAATGTGATGTTTGTGGCAGACAATTTCGTGCGATAACAACATTGCAGCGTCACTTAAATACGCATAGCGAACGTAAAACGTTTACATGTCAATTCTGTTCCAAAGAATTCGGACACCGGGCGGCATTAGTTAGTCATGAGACACGTCATACACAAGAACGTTGTATCGCTTGTGATGATTGTACGAAAATGTTTTATACCCAAAATCAGCTAGATACTCACAAGCGTAAAGTACACAATAAATTAGATGATTGTGGTTTACCATTTGCTTGTGATTTATGTACTAAACGTTATCGTACAGCCTCCATGTTGAGTACACATAAATATAAGAAACACTATAGAATGGCGAAGTTATCCTGCGAGCAGTGTGATAGAAAATTTGTGGAACAGAGACAATTAAAGGATCACATGTTAAGTATACATTTTAAGAAATGTTCTTAA
- the LOC111674957 gene encoding zinc finger protein 28-like, with product MLKLMPTFNFNSQPKTKCGEIFCHNTNDFTVYCTFCEMKSFSFEDFLRHLKTLHFASEVCKNESTTYCNTKLEAEEDKIYDTLIKSYDDKDQTDFENTSALDDRDFDDDDADCCDNDSYDEPLVVLKKKLVKQRSKRRKTKTENKSDQSEEDVCRDFYSDEEFKPRLIENAAVHSCPQCGQSFKTAGLLRSHLNRTHDDKSSENSLKKEGKQIPCNECDQIFPSKKSLYGHIVDYHMGFKCNMCDKRFKQLQQRDRHEFCHTAARVFSCHIEGCDKSFTHKYYLQRHLDSHNKERKFVCDFENCSKAFHTLRCLKAHKNRHTKPKNLICDTCGYTCREYDRLRIHQRVHTGEKPYGCQECGKRFTSNAALLEHTASHTGIRSHVCNQCNATFTRQKSLHQHRLKCTASTVTAT from the exons atgttgaaattaatgcccacatttaattttaactctCAACCCAAAACTAAATGTGGAGAAATATTCTGCCACAACACCAACGACTTTACCGTCTACTGTACATTTTGCGAAATGAAATCATTTTCCTTTGAGGATTTTCTAAGACATCTTAAAACTTTACATTTTGCCAGTGAAGTGTGTAAAAATGAAAGCACAACATATTGCAACACCAAATTGGAAGCTGAAGAGGACAAAATATACGATACTTTAATAAAATCATATGATGATAAAGACCAGACAGATTTCGAAAATACTTCTGCTCTAGATGATAGAgattttgatgatgatgatgctgattGCTGTGATAATGATAGTTACGATGAACCTTTGgtagtattaaagaaaaaacttgttAAGCAAAGAAGCAAAAGGCGTAAGACTAAAACGGAAAACAAAAGTGACCAAAGCGAAGAAGATGTTTGTAGAGATTTTTATTCTGATGAGGAGTTTAAGCCTAGG TTAATTGAAAATGCTGCTGTTCATAGCTGCCCTCAATGTGGTCAATCCTTTAAAACTGCCGGCCTTTTACGCAGCCACCTCAATCGTACGCACGATGATAAATCCTCGGAAAACTCTCTTAAAAAGGAAGGCAAGCAAATACCGTGTAATGAATGTGATCAAATATTTCCCAGTAAAAAATCTCTCTACGGACATATAGTAGACTATCACATGGGATTTAAGTGTAACATGTGCGACAAACGTTTCAAACAGTTGCAACAACGTGATCGTCATGAATTTTGCCATACCGCAGCTCGTGTCTTCTCTTGCCATATCGAGGGTTGCGACAAAAGCTTTACccacaaatattatttacagcGCCACCTGGACAGTCATAATAAAGAGCGTAAATTTGTATGTGATTTTGAGAATTGCAGTAAAGCTTTTCACACTTTGCGTTGTTTGAAAGCGCACAAAAATCGTCATACTAAACCGAAAAATCTAATATGTGATACTTGTGGCTATACCTGTCGCGAATACGATCGTTTGCGTATACATCAACGGGTACATACGGGAGAGAAACCTTATGGTTGTCAAGAGTGCGGTAAAAGATTTACTAGTAATGCAGCACTTTTGGAACACACAGCCTCACATACCGGTATACGTTCACATGTCTGTAATCAGTGTAATGCAACATTTACACGCCAGAAATCGCTACATCAACATCGACTGAAATGTACTGCTAGTACGGTGACTGCAACGTGA